AAGACTAGAGAGTTTACTCAATTTACATGACAAGAACCACTTAGACCTAATACCTAAGTCTGAAAAGATTACCAGAAGTAACTAATCACTTGGCAACACAACATAAGACTAGAGGGTTCAACTCAATTTACATCCATGACAAGAACCATTTAGACATACTGTAATACCTTTGTCAGATAAGATTACCAGAAGTAACTAATTACTTGGCAACACAACATAAGATTCAACATTTACATGCATGATAAGCAGACTCGAAACTACTGATTCGCTAACAGTACAAAACATAATACCCAATCCTCTTGCTGCACTAAAAATCCAAGACAGTACATAACCGATCACTGATTATAAAGCATTTCCCCAACATTTTGGTATGGTTTAAACTCTCACAAAACGCAAAACAAGCTTAACTCTTCATTCATTAATAGTAGAACATCCTATTGTCAAGCTCTCTTGTACCACATCATAGACAACAACTATTTCCGACCGCAAAGAACTGCCCTCAACATCTCACTAAAATCCAACTCACTTGGAAGCACCCACCCAACTGTAAAACACTGCCCAACCCACCAGTCCACCACAAagaaccctaaaatttcaataaCACTCAAAACAATATAAAACGCCGAATATCCCTGATGAAAAAGCACTTCCCAATATCCTTGTAAATAAGTTTCAAGTCACAAGTCCACTCCATCCCCTCCCACGATACACTTGCTCCGAACCTATCTTAACCATTGCCCTACATCCTACATTCCTCCCTCTTCTATAAAACTTATTCGACACAACTTACAACTAAGACCATATTAAATAACTTCAAAGCAGAAAAGTCTAACAAAAACAGTTCAGATActgaaagagaaaaaatattGGCAACTACTTtctaaaacaataaaaaaaaagttcatcaCTATCAACTCTCTGCCCTGAAGCTCATGATAGCTATTGAAAGATGGCAAAGTGtgataaatattaaaattaaaagaacaaagataatTGAAAATTGTACAAAGTAACAAAAGCACAATAGGTAATGAAGTTTGAAGATGAGATTGATAATTGATAACATCAAACAACTAACTTACTTCAGGAATATCCAAAACACACCAGTATCGCATTAAGCAGTCTTAACAAAAGTAAATaccaaaaaaatcaaattctaGATAATAAACCATAACAACAACGCATCCATTTCTCTTTTCCATGAAATCAAGGGTCAAAAGCCCTCTTGCACATAATTTAGAGTCAAAAGTGTACTAATGTAGCAGCATCAGTCTCCCTTCCTCCTGAAAGAGCACCCTTCGGTAAGCCTGGCACGCCCACCAGTTGGCTGGCACAGAACTGTCTGGCAGTTCCCGCACACCACAACTGTTTGTGAGTGGCTGAACACAGTGGTACTGCACACGATAACCAACGATTAAACCTCCTCGTTTTCAAATTTAAAACATAATTCGAATAAAACCATTACGAAAGTGACATTCACTCACATGTTGAAGCATCCCTGGCATTTCACATCCTgcgcaaaaacaaacaaaacaacccGATTACAACCCTATCAAAGAGCTCGATAAACCGAAAAACTCATCGAAACCGTCACAAAATCATACCATGAAGAATGAGTTGGGAGTCTGCACGAGCCTCTTGAGCTTGTGCTTCCTCTTCTCGAGGTCAGCTGGTGGGTGAAGCAAATCAATATCGTTCTGGAGCACCTGTTCAATACCACAAAACCATCACCAATCACACCTCAAATCTCATATCTTAACAAAACTTAATCACCCTAATTAGCTTCGCCTCTACCGAGTTCACCATCACAGAACAAAGATGAACACAACTACAGTGCACAAATCCAAACCCTAGCTAAATTCAAACCCTTAATCCACGTTTCCCAACCGAACCAAGGAGCACATAACGTTCTATCTAAACACGTATATACTTTTTATATGTTATGATGAAAAGAGAAGCAGAAGATTCATATAAGACGAAGGGAGAGATCTGGGAGACTCACCATCTTGATTGACGACGGAGATCGGTGAAGACGGCCGCGAAGAAGACGAGTCTCTAGAGAGCAGAGAGTGCGGCGATAGATAGAAATAGAGTGAGAGGGCGAGAATTAGGGTTTATATTTGTCTATATAAACGATTGGCCGAGCGATGCTGGCCGTTAGATCCTCCAGCTCTGATTTAGGCAACTCGCTAATGAGCTGATGAAGCCCAGcccaatt
This is a stretch of genomic DNA from Argentina anserina chromosome 4, drPotAnse1.1, whole genome shotgun sequence. It encodes these proteins:
- the LOC126790681 gene encoding 40S ribosomal protein S27-2-like gives rise to the protein MVLQNDIDLLHPPADLEKRKHKLKRLVQTPNSFFMDVKCQGCFNITTVFSHSQTVVVCGNCQTVLCQPTGGRARLTEGCSFRRKGD